Proteins encoded within one genomic window of Gemmatimonadaceae bacterium:
- a CDS encoding histone deacetylase, whose amino-acid sequence MSVAYISHADCGRHDTGWHHPEHVGRLRAIPRALRNEFDLYQSLLHHEARHATEGELQLAHDPAYVNAVRALAAAGGGRADADTVASDGTWEAATAATGALLDGVDMVFNGRASRAFCAVRPPGHHALRAHAMGFCFFGSVAIAAHYARARHGIGRVLILDWDVHHGNGTQALVEAEPDIHFVSLHQWPWYPGTGPAEDRGPHGTVFNVPMAPGLPAASYVDALRTAIDRATNGWTPELVLVSAGFDSLRGDPLGGFTLEMEHFDLLTREVVAKATAWCGGRVVSALEGGYDPARLGEACVTHLRALG is encoded by the coding sequence GTGAGCGTCGCGTACATCTCGCACGCCGACTGCGGGCGCCACGACACCGGCTGGCATCACCCCGAGCACGTCGGGCGGCTGCGCGCGATCCCACGCGCATTGCGCAACGAGTTCGATCTGTACCAATCCCTGTTGCATCACGAAGCCAGGCACGCAACCGAGGGGGAGCTTCAACTCGCACACGACCCCGCGTACGTGAATGCGGTGCGTGCGCTGGCCGCGGCAGGAGGTGGCCGAGCCGACGCCGACACCGTGGCCAGCGACGGTACCTGGGAAGCGGCAACGGCAGCCACCGGCGCGCTGCTCGACGGCGTCGACATGGTGTTCAACGGCCGCGCCTCTCGTGCCTTTTGCGCCGTGCGACCGCCCGGCCACCACGCGCTGCGCGCCCACGCCATGGGCTTCTGCTTCTTTGGGAGCGTGGCGATTGCGGCCCACTACGCGCGCGCGCGTCACGGCATCGGGCGCGTGCTCATCCTCGACTGGGATGTGCACCACGGCAACGGGACGCAGGCGCTCGTCGAAGCCGAGCCCGACATCCATTTCGTGTCATTGCACCAGTGGCCCTGGTACCCGGGCACGGGTCCGGCAGAAGATCGGGGGCCGCATGGCACAGTTTTCAACGTGCCGATGGCCCCTGGGCTTCCTGCCGCGAGCTATGTCGACGCGCTGCGGACCGCGATCGACCGCGCGACGAACGGGTGGACCCCGGAACTGGTCCTCGTTTCGGCCGGGTTCGACAGCCTCCGGGGCGACCCGCTGGGGGGGTTCACGCTGGAAATGGAGCATTTCGACCTTCTCACGCGGGAGGTCGTGGCGAAAGCGACCGCGTGGTGCGGTGGTCGGGTAGTCAGCGCGCTCGAGGGCGGCTATGATCCCGCGCGGCTCGGCGAGGCCTGTGTGACGCATCTCCGGGCGCTGGGATAG
- a CDS encoding DUF4159 domain-containing protein has protein sequence MDRAATVSEFTFATLQYESGDWDSAPVLPANIIDSIARYTTLEVAPSGRIVPLGSDELMKYPLVWMTGHLPVRFTAQERDVLARYLDRGGLLFVDDHNHDIDGMFHRTAVEEIERVAGKLSKLPNTHPLYSVHFSFPDGPPATSHELNGWGDNLIHPYLMGASRDGRLTVLYSNKDYSSEWNFHPDNKRFYAVDNTRFAVNLVVYALTR, from the coding sequence CTGGACCGGGCCGCGACCGTGAGCGAGTTCACCTTTGCCACCCTGCAGTACGAGTCCGGCGACTGGGACAGCGCTCCGGTGCTCCCGGCGAACATCATCGACTCCATCGCGCGCTACACCACCCTGGAGGTCGCACCCTCCGGCCGCATCGTGCCCCTCGGTTCCGACGAGTTGATGAAGTACCCGCTCGTCTGGATGACCGGCCACCTCCCCGTGCGCTTCACCGCGCAGGAGCGCGACGTGCTGGCGCGCTATCTCGATCGCGGTGGGCTGCTCTTTGTCGACGATCACAACCACGACATCGACGGCATGTTTCACAGGACCGCGGTCGAGGAGATCGAACGGGTCGCCGGGAAACTGAGCAAGCTGCCCAACACGCACCCGCTCTATTCTGTGCACTTCAGCTTCCCCGACGGACCGCCGGCGACGTCGCACGAGCTGAACGGCTGGGGCGACAACCTCATTCACCCGTACCTCATGGGCGCGAGCCGCGACGGGCGGCTCACGGTGCTCTACAGCAACAAGGACTACAGCTCCGAGTGGAACTTCCATCCGGACAACAAGCGCTTCTACGCCGTGGACAACACACGGTTTGCAGTGAACCTCGTGGTCTATGCGCTTACCCGCTGA
- a CDS encoding DUF58 domain-containing protein: MNHGPLLDAIRSLTWPSRRRVSGARTGTHVSRLRGRAPELSEYRAYRQGDDPRDLDWKLLARSDRPFVRLSDDRAIHETWFVVDASASMAFPEATRDKWRTACALTVGLAAIAQRAGDPVALLVPGGTASAQLAPTTRRDAVFAIGAALDAVDVGGNTPLAPTLQRVATGVRLVLVTDLLGDEGAVRGLAATHFASGGEVLVLHLVSRGELDLDPAVALVEDPERPGEPYPVDATSAAGYGASFGAWLDAVRRDWIALGATYVRVVAEDDPVASVRAIVAGARDQAVG; the protein is encoded by the coding sequence ATGAATCACGGGCCCCTCCTGGACGCCATTCGCTCGCTCACGTGGCCGTCGCGCCGACGCGTGAGTGGGGCGCGGACCGGCACGCACGTCTCCCGCTTGCGCGGGCGAGCGCCGGAGCTGAGCGAATATCGGGCGTACCGACAGGGCGACGACCCGCGCGACCTCGACTGGAAGCTCCTCGCGCGCAGCGACCGTCCGTTCGTTCGCCTGTCCGATGACCGCGCGATCCACGAGACCTGGTTCGTCGTGGATGCCTCGGCGTCGATGGCGTTCCCTGAGGCGACGCGGGACAAGTGGCGGACAGCATGTGCGCTGACCGTGGGGCTCGCGGCCATCGCGCAGCGCGCCGGTGACCCCGTGGCGCTGCTCGTGCCTGGCGGAACGGCGTCAGCTCAGCTGGCGCCCACCACGCGTCGCGACGCCGTGTTCGCCATCGGGGCCGCACTCGATGCCGTCGACGTCGGGGGCAACACACCGCTTGCGCCGACGCTGCAGCGCGTGGCAACGGGCGTGCGACTCGTGCTGGTCACCGACCTGCTTGGCGACGAAGGCGCGGTGCGTGGCCTAGCGGCGACACACTTCGCCAGCGGTGGAGAAGTCCTGGTCCTTCACCTCGTGTCCCGCGGGGAACTCGACCTCGATCCGGCGGTGGCACTGGTGGAGGATCCGGAGCGTCCGGGCGAGCCGTACCCGGTGGACGCGACGAGCGCGGCCGGCTACGGCGCGTCGTTCGGCGCGTGGCTGGACGCGGTTCGGCGTGACTGGATCGCGCTCGGCGCCACCTATGTTCGCGTGGTCGCTGAGGATGATCCTGTCGCCAGCGTACGCGCGATCGTGGCGGGCGCGCGGGATCAGGCGGTGGGATGA
- a CDS encoding GvpL/GvpF family gas vesicle protein: MLFAVVARDAGTLSRSLEVDVVSLRDLIALVRRVPYARVDATSLAIGEYRAVVEGAFTNQPVVPVPFGAVFRSRDALVRWMELHYVALREGLEFVHDKAAARVRMVARVDAAGPDFEAAVFDSMRVLTRHAVATVSRSEAAEHGARVADSSFLVDREKWSAFVDAVRDEQQRSEAVTIEQSGPWPAYDFVRLHFGG; encoded by the coding sequence ATGCTCTTTGCCGTCGTGGCCCGTGACGCAGGTACGCTGTCGCGGTCGTTGGAGGTGGACGTCGTGTCGCTCCGCGACCTGATCGCACTCGTCAGGCGCGTGCCCTACGCGCGCGTGGACGCCACGTCGCTCGCGATTGGCGAGTACCGCGCGGTGGTCGAGGGAGCGTTCACGAACCAGCCCGTGGTGCCGGTGCCATTTGGTGCGGTGTTCCGCTCGCGCGACGCGCTCGTGCGCTGGATGGAGCTGCACTATGTCGCCCTCCGCGAGGGCCTGGAGTTTGTTCACGACAAAGCCGCCGCTCGCGTACGCATGGTCGCTCGTGTCGATGCCGCGGGCCCCGACTTCGAAGCGGCCGTCTTTGACTCCATGCGCGTGCTCACCCGCCACGCCGTGGCGACGGTATCACGGTCCGAGGCCGCCGAGCACGGTGCACGGGTCGCCGACAGCTCGTTCCTCGTCGATCGTGAGAAGTGGTCAGCGTTTGTCGATGCGGTGCGCGACGAACAGCAGCGTTCGGAAGCCGTGACGATCGAGCAGTCGGGACCCTGGCCCGCATACGACTTCGTGCGTCTGCACTTCGGAGGCTAG
- a CDS encoding AAA family ATPase, with the protein MALLAGGHALLVGVPGLAKTLMIRSLAEALHLEFRRVQFTPDLVPSDITGTEILEESAGTGGRHFRFVRGPIFANIVLADEINRAPPRTQAALLEAMQEHRVTAAGETMALPEPFFVLATQNPIEQEGTYPLPEAQLDRFLFDVRVGYPGADDEIAILRATTGDAPAELTPVLDAQQARALQHLTRSVVASEPILAYAAGLARASRPEGATIDVVKKYVRWGAGPRAGQALILGAKANALLQGRMAVSPADIVRVARPVLRHRILTNFTAQAEGIDVERVIDGVLREVKVPGSGIAVG; encoded by the coding sequence ATGGCGCTGCTCGCCGGGGGGCACGCGTTGCTCGTTGGCGTCCCCGGCCTGGCCAAGACGCTCATGATCCGGTCACTGGCGGAGGCGCTGCACCTCGAGTTCCGTCGTGTGCAGTTCACGCCGGACCTCGTGCCGAGCGACATCACCGGCACCGAAATCCTGGAGGAGTCGGCGGGCACTGGCGGCCGGCATTTTCGGTTTGTCCGCGGGCCGATCTTTGCCAACATCGTGCTGGCCGACGAGATCAACCGCGCGCCGCCACGCACGCAGGCGGCCCTGCTCGAAGCCATGCAGGAGCACCGCGTGACCGCGGCCGGCGAGACCATGGCGCTCCCTGAGCCATTCTTCGTGCTCGCGACGCAGAACCCGATCGAGCAGGAGGGCACGTATCCGCTCCCGGAGGCGCAGCTCGACCGGTTCCTGTTTGACGTGCGCGTCGGGTATCCCGGGGCCGATGACGAAATCGCGATCCTTCGGGCCACCACGGGTGACGCTCCGGCCGAACTCACACCGGTCCTCGATGCGCAGCAGGCACGTGCGCTGCAGCACCTGACTCGCTCCGTCGTGGCGTCGGAGCCCATTCTGGCATACGCGGCCGGGCTCGCGCGTGCCTCGAGACCCGAGGGCGCCACGATTGACGTGGTGAAGAAGTACGTCCGCTGGGGCGCCGGTCCGCGCGCGGGTCAGGCGCTGATCCTCGGTGCCAAGGCCAACGCGCTGTTGCAGGGCCGCATGGCGGTGAGTCCCGCCGACATCGTGCGGGTCGCCCGACCGGTGCTGCGTCACCGCATCCTCACCAACTTCACAGCCCAGGCCGAGGGCATCGATGTCGAACGCGTGATCGACGGTGTGTTGCGAGAGGTCAAGGTTCCCGGGAGTGGCATTGCAGTTGGATAG
- a CDS encoding protein kinase, whose amino-acid sequence MFCPECGTWNRTRAVQCGRCAAPLPEVSGPPMEQPDSELTNLRRSSGGRYRVTRRMGSGGMAHVYYAQHAKLDRPLVIKVLHQHLAKDPEMRERFRREAEASAQLYHPNICPILDFTELNDLVFLVMPYLAGGSLADVLIRDKTVAPASAASICAQVATALDYAHRRGIVHRDVKPDNVLFDEDGHAQLTDFGIATARFHGRLTRMGRAMGTPHYMSPEQAMGKMVDGRSDLYAVGVMLYEMVLGFPPFDGADSYSVGYKQVHEQAVAPDVVDSRVPSELSNIVMRCLAKAADDRYQTGNELADALLSFLAQGDNRSGQRAAFLARRTASAAVASL is encoded by the coding sequence GTGTTCTGTCCCGAGTGCGGCACGTGGAACCGTACCCGCGCGGTGCAATGCGGGCGATGCGCGGCGCCGCTGCCCGAGGTCTCGGGCCCGCCGATGGAGCAGCCGGACAGCGAGCTCACGAACCTGCGCCGCTCATCCGGTGGCCGGTATCGTGTGACGCGTCGCATGGGCAGCGGCGGCATGGCGCACGTGTACTACGCGCAACACGCCAAGCTCGATCGGCCGCTCGTGATCAAGGTCCTCCACCAGCACCTCGCCAAAGATCCGGAGATGCGCGAGCGGTTTCGCCGCGAGGCTGAGGCCAGCGCGCAGTTGTATCACCCGAACATCTGCCCCATCCTCGACTTCACCGAACTGAACGACCTCGTCTTTCTCGTGATGCCGTACCTGGCCGGTGGTTCGCTGGCCGATGTGCTGATCCGGGACAAGACGGTGGCCCCCGCGTCCGCGGCCTCCATCTGCGCGCAGGTGGCGACCGCGCTCGACTACGCGCACCGGCGAGGCATCGTCCACCGCGACGTAAAGCCGGACAACGTGCTCTTCGACGAAGACGGGCACGCGCAGCTCACCGACTTCGGCATTGCCACGGCCCGCTTTCACGGCCGCCTCACACGCATGGGCCGGGCGATGGGCACGCCGCACTACATGTCGCCCGAGCAGGCCATGGGCAAGATGGTCGACGGCCGCAGCGATCTCTACGCCGTGGGCGTGATGCTCTACGAAATGGTGCTCGGCTTTCCTCCGTTTGACGGGGCCGACTCGTATTCGGTGGGCTACAAGCAGGTGCACGAGCAGGCCGTCGCGCCGGACGTCGTCGACTCGCGCGTGCCGTCGGAGTTGTCGAACATCGTCATGCGCTGCCTGGCCAAGGCGGCCGACGACAGGTACCAGACCGGGAACGAGCTGGCCGACGCGCTGTTGTCGTTCCTTGCGCAGGGCGACAACCGGAGCGGCCAGCGTGCGGCCTTTCTCGCACGACGCACCGCCAGCGCGGCCGTCGCGTCGCTGTAG